The Streptomyces rubrogriseus genomic sequence ACACCAACGACTGGGACCCGACGAACGGCGCCGTGCTGCGCTCCGCCGACCGGGGCGCGAGCTGGGAGAAGACGGACCTGCCCTTCAAGCTGGGCGGCAACATGCCGGGCCGCGGCATGGGCGAGCGCCTGGCCGTCGACCCGCACGACAACGACGTGCTGTACCTGGGCGCCCCCAGCGGCCACGGACTGTGGCGGTCCACCGACGCGGGCGTCACCTGGTCCGAGGTGACGGCCTTCCCCAACCCCGGCAACTACGCCCAGGACCCGAGCGACACGTCCGGCTACGCCTCCGACAACCAGGGCATCACCTGGGTCACCTTCGACGAGTCGACGGGCGGCGGCGCGGGCACAGCGACGGGGACCGTCTACGTCGGGGTCGCGGACAAGGAGAACGCGGTCTACCGCTCGACCGACGCGGGCGCGACCTGGGAGCGGCTCGCCGGGCAGCCGACGGGCTACCTGGCCCACAAGGGCGTGCTGGACGCCGAGAACGGCTACCTGTACCTGGCGTACAGCGACACGGGTGGCCCGTACGACGGCGGCAAGGGCCGGCTGTACCGGTACGCGACGGCGACCGGCACCTGGACGGACATCAGCCCGGCCGCGGAGGCGGACACCTACTACGGCTTCAGCGGCCTGACCGTCGACCGTCAGCACCCGGGGACGGTGATGGCGACCGCGTACAGCTCGTGGTGGCCGGACACGCAGATCTTCCGCTCGACGGACAGCGGTGCGACGTGGTCCCAGGCGTGGAGCTACACCTCGTACCCGAACCGTGAGAACCGCTACACGATGGACGTCTCCTCCTCCCCGTGGCTCACCTGGGGCGCGAACCCGACGCCGCCCGAGCAGACGCCGAAGCTGGGCTGGATGACGGAGGCGCTGGAGATCGACCCGTTCGACTCGGACCGCATGATGTACGGCACGGGCGCCACGATCTACGGCACGGAGAACCTGACGAACTGGGACGAGGCGGGCGGCACGTTCGCCATCGAGCCGATGGTGCGGGGCTTGGAGGAGACGGCCGTCAACGACCTGGCCTCTCCGCCGTCGGGTGCCCCACTGCTCAGCGCGCTGGGCGACGTCGGCGGCTTCCGGCACACCAGCCTGACCGAGGTCCCGTCGATGATGTACACCTCGCCGAACTTCACCTCGACGACGAGCCTGGACTTCGCGGAGACGAAGCCGGACGTCGTGGTCCGGGCGGGCAACCTCGACTCCGGCCCGCACGTCGCGTTCTCCACGGACAACGGGGCCAACTGGTTCGGCGGCACCGACCCGTCCGGGGTGAGCGGCGGCGGCACGGTCGCGGCGGGCGCGGACGGCAGCCGCTTCGTGTGGAGCCCGGACGGCACCGGCGTGCAGTACACCACCGGCTTCGGTACGTCCTGGCAGGCGTCGACCGGTATCCCGGCGGGCGCGATCGTCGAGTCCGACCGGGTGAACCCGAAGACCTTCTACGGCTTCAAGTCCGGGAAGTTCTACGTCAGTTCGGACGGCGGCGCTACCTTCACCGCGTCGGCCGCGACCGGGCTGCCCGCCGGTGACAGCGTCCGCTTCAAGGCACTGCCTGGTGGGGAGGGCGACGTCTGGCTGGCCGGCGGGGCGGCGGACGGCCCGTACGGCCTGTGGCACTCCACGGACGGCGGCGAGACCTTCACCAAGCTGCCGGGCGTCGACGCGGCGGACACCGTCGGCTTCGGCAAGGCGGCCCCCGGAGCCTCGTACCAGACCCTGTTCACCAGCGCGGAGATCGGCGGGGTGCGCGGCATCTTCCGCTCCACCGACGCGGGCGCGACCTGGACCCGCGTCAACGACGACGCCCACCAGTGGGGCTGGACCGGCGCCGCCATCACCGGCGACCCGCGGGTGTACGGCCGGGTGTACGTGGCGACCAACGGACGCGGCGTGATCTACGGCGACACCTCGGACACGGGCGGGGGCACCGATCCGGGTCCCGACCCGACGCCCACCGGAGCCTGCGAGGTGACGTACACGGTCACGAACCAGTGGTCGGGCGGCTTCCAGGCGGACGTCCGCCTCACCAACACCGGCACGTCGGCCTGGAACGGTTGGACCGTCGACTGGTCGTTCCCCGGCGACCAGAAGGTCACCCAGATGTGGAACGCCGAGCACACCCAGTCCGGTACGGCGGTGACTGCCAGGAACGTCGGCTGGAACGCCGGTGTGGCCCCCGGTGCCTCGGTCGGCTTCGGGTTCACCGGGAGCTGGTCGGGGACCAACGCGGAACCGGAAGGGTTCGCCGTCGCCGGACGCGCGTGCCCGGCCGCTACGTGACGGGACCGGTGAAGATCGCCGTCTCCGAGTCGAAGTCGGGGGCGACCTCGATCTGGATCAGCTTCTCGCCCTTGGGGAGTTCGCAGCCCCAGGGCACGCTGATCGACCGGCCGGCGAGGAGCTTGGTCTGGGGAGTGCCGTCGAGACCTGTGTCGGAGTCGAAGACGGACTCGCTGCTCCGGCCGTCCTTGCCGTAGGAGCAGTTGACGGTGAGCAGCGTGGTGTCGAGGGTCTTGGTGCCGCTGTTCTTGACCTTGACCGTGAACCGCGCGTAGGGGGTCTTCTCGGGCATGGCGTACTCGCTCGACACCGTGCGTTCGAAGCCGGACAGGGTGACCTCGACGTCGGACTCGTAGGTGACCGTCTCGTCGAGCGCGTGGACACCGTCGTCGGTGTCCTCGGAGGCCGCAGGGGCTTCCTCCGCGGCCTCCTCCTCGGCCGCGGGGGTGTCGCCCCCGTTCACGGACGCCGTCTCGGTGACGGTGACCGTGGGCGCGGGTCCCGCCTCGTCGTCACCGCCGACTCCCGCGGTGACGGCCGCCGACACGGCCGCGGCCACCACCGCGGCGGCCACGGCGACGAGCACCGTGCGGTTCTTCCTCGGCGGCGGGGGCGGAGGCACCGGTGGCGGCCCGTAGGACGGCATGGGCGGTGGTGTGAAGTCGTTGCTCATGGTTCCCCCCGGGAGATGGTGCTGTTGCGTGGTGCATCATCTCCCGGGAGGCCGTCCTGTGGAGATCATGTGATGGAATCGTGTCCATGATCGTCGGGCGGGGCCTTTCGGCCGGTAGGGTCGCGGGCCGACGCGACCGTCCGGGAGGGCGCGTGCCGACGGCGCCCCCTCACGCGCCCGTGCCCCATGTGCCCGTTTCACGCCCTTGTGGCTCTGCCGCCCTTCTTCGACCGTTGAGTGGGCGGGAGTGGTGGCGAGG encodes the following:
- a CDS encoding xyloglucanase encodes the protein MRRTRILTVLLALAAGLLAGSPPGALAAETSEAAVAADSYTWKNARVDGGGFVPGIVFNRTEKDLAYARTDIGGAYRWQEESHTWTPLLDHVGWDDWGHTGVVSVASDPVDPDRVYAAVGTYTNDWDPTNGAVLRSADRGASWEKTDLPFKLGGNMPGRGMGERLAVDPHDNDVLYLGAPSGHGLWRSTDAGVTWSEVTAFPNPGNYAQDPSDTSGYASDNQGITWVTFDESTGGGAGTATGTVYVGVADKENAVYRSTDAGATWERLAGQPTGYLAHKGVLDAENGYLYLAYSDTGGPYDGGKGRLYRYATATGTWTDISPAAEADTYYGFSGLTVDRQHPGTVMATAYSSWWPDTQIFRSTDSGATWSQAWSYTSYPNRENRYTMDVSSSPWLTWGANPTPPEQTPKLGWMTEALEIDPFDSDRMMYGTGATIYGTENLTNWDEAGGTFAIEPMVRGLEETAVNDLASPPSGAPLLSALGDVGGFRHTSLTEVPSMMYTSPNFTSTTSLDFAETKPDVVVRAGNLDSGPHVAFSTDNGANWFGGTDPSGVSGGGTVAAGADGSRFVWSPDGTGVQYTTGFGTSWQASTGIPAGAIVESDRVNPKTFYGFKSGKFYVSSDGGATFTASAATGLPAGDSVRFKALPGGEGDVWLAGGAADGPYGLWHSTDGGETFTKLPGVDAADTVGFGKAAPGASYQTLFTSAEIGGVRGIFRSTDAGATWTRVNDDAHQWGWTGAAITGDPRVYGRVYVATNGRGVIYGDTSDTGGGTDPGPDPTPTGACEVTYTVTNQWSGGFQADVRLTNTGTSAWNGWTVDWSFPGDQKVTQMWNAEHTQSGTAVTARNVGWNAGVAPGASVGFGFTGSWSGTNAEPEGFAVAGRACPAAT